From a single Fusobacterium sp. IOR10 genomic region:
- the purH gene encoding bifunctional phosphoribosylaminoimidazolecarboxamide formyltransferase/IMP cyclohydrolase → MKRALISVSDKTGIVNFSKELTRLGYEIISTGGTKKALDEAGIKTIGISEVTKFPEMMDGRVKTLHPNVHGGLLCVRDNKEHMKDLLDNKIELIDLVVVNLYPFKETLKKGGTHEELIENIDIGGPSMLRSAAKNHKFVTVCVDPSDYDKILEEITENGDTSLDFRCKLAAKVFRTTAAYDALIADYLTKKENIEFPEILTMTYEKVQDLRYGENPHQKAAFYAAPMTGYSLASAKQLHGKELSYNNIQDANGAIDILREFLGGNKKVVVGVKHTNPCGIGTGETMLEAWKKAYDADPISIFGGIIAVNDVIDEDVALELHKLFLEIVIAPAYTKKALEILSKKKNIRLMTLDINQEILNKKKILGVNDGILIQDMDFGEIKAEDLQCVTEAKPTKEDIEELLFGWKVVKNVKSNAIVVTKLGQTVGVGAGQMNRVGAAKIALEQAGEKAKNSYLASDAFFPMPDTVELAIENGVKAIIQPGGSIKDQLSIDVCNKYGIPMLFTKMRHFKH, encoded by the coding sequence ATGAAAAGAGCTTTAATAAGTGTATCAGATAAAACTGGAATAGTTAATTTTTCAAAGGAACTTACTAGGTTAGGTTATGAGATAATTTCAACAGGTGGAACTAAAAAAGCTTTAGATGAAGCTGGAATAAAAACTATAGGGATATCTGAGGTTACTAAATTTCCTGAAATGATGGACGGAAGAGTGAAAACACTTCATCCAAATGTTCATGGTGGACTTCTATGTGTTAGAGATAATAAAGAACATATGAAAGATTTATTAGATAATAAAATAGAATTAATAGATTTAGTTGTTGTAAATTTATATCCATTTAAAGAAACTTTGAAAAAAGGTGGAACTCATGAAGAATTAATTGAAAATATTGACATAGGTGGACCAAGCATGCTTAGGTCAGCTGCTAAAAATCATAAATTTGTAACAGTATGTGTAGATCCTAGTGACTATGATAAAATTTTAGAAGAAATAACAGAAAATGGAGACACAAGTTTAGATTTCAGATGTAAATTAGCTGCAAAAGTTTTTAGAACAACAGCAGCTTATGACGCTTTAATAGCTGATTATTTAACTAAAAAGGAAAATATAGAGTTTCCTGAAATATTAACAATGACCTATGAAAAGGTTCAAGATTTAAGATATGGAGAAAATCCTCATCAAAAGGCTGCTTTTTATGCAGCTCCAATGACAGGATATTCCCTTGCTAGTGCAAAACAACTTCACGGAAAAGAGTTGTCTTACAATAATATTCAAGATGCCAATGGTGCAATTGATATATTAAGAGAATTTTTAGGAGGAAATAAAAAAGTTGTAGTGGGAGTAAAACATACGAATCCTTGTGGAATTGGAACAGGAGAAACTATGTTAGAAGCTTGGAAAAAAGCATATGATGCAGATCCTATATCTATTTTTGGTGGAATAATAGCTGTAAATGATGTTATTGATGAAGATGTGGCCCTAGAGTTACATAAGTTATTTTTAGAAATAGTTATTGCACCTGCTTATACAAAGAAGGCTCTTGAAATTTTAAGTAAGAAAAAAAATATAAGACTAATGACTTTAGATATAAATCAAGAAATTTTAAATAAAAAGAAAATTTTAGGTGTAAATGATGGTATTTTAATTCAAGATATGGATTTTGGAGAAATAAAGGCTGAAGATTTACAATGTGTAACAGAAGCTAAACCAACAAAAGAAGATATTGAGGAATTATTATTTGGATGGAAAGTTGTGAAAAATGTAAAATCAAATGCTATAGTAGTAACTAAATTAGGGCAAACAGTTGGAGTTGGAGCAGGACAAATGAATAGAGTTGGAGCAGCTAAAATTGCTTTGGAACAAGCTGGAGAAAAAGCGAAAAATTCTTATCTTGCTTCAGATGCATTTTTCCCAATGCCTGATACAGTGGAGTTAGCTATAGAAAATGGTGTTAAAGCTATAATTCAACCTGGAGGGTCAATTAAAGATCAACTTTCAATAGATGTGTGTAATAAATATGGAATACCAATGTTGTTTACTAAAATGAGACATTTTAAACATTAA
- the purN gene encoding phosphoribosylglycinamide formyltransferase: protein MVKIAVFASGNGGNFQSIVEKSKEDKYINYSVELLIVDKKNSYAEKRAKNLGIPCYIVIPKEFSTKENYEKKIIEILNENEIRLIALAGYMRIISSTLLKAYENKIVNIHPAYLPNYPGKDGIGDAFKAGAKETGVTIHYVDEGVDSGEIIYQEKLKIKDGWNIEKLEEEIHKIEHRIYPAILNELSKKIKD, encoded by the coding sequence ATGGTAAAAATCGCAGTCTTTGCTTCTGGAAATGGTGGAAATTTTCAAAGTATAGTTGAAAAGAGCAAGGAAGATAAGTATATAAATTACTCAGTGGAGCTTTTAATAGTTGATAAAAAAAATTCCTATGCTGAAAAAAGAGCTAAGAATTTAGGGATACCATGCTATATAGTTATTCCTAAAGAATTTTCAACTAAAGAAAATTATGAAAAAAAAATAATAGAAATTTTAAATGAAAATGAGATAAGATTAATTGCCTTAGCAGGTTACATGAGAATCATATCATCTACTTTGTTAAAGGCCTATGAAAATAAAATTGTAAATATTCATCCAGCTTACTTGCCTAATTATCCTGGAAAAGATGGAATAGGAGATGCTTTTAAAGCAGGAGCTAAAGAAACAGGGGTAACTATTCATTATGTTGACGAAGGGGTAGATTCTGGTGAAATTATTTACCAAGAAAAATTAAAAATAAAAGATGGATGGAATATAGAAAAGTTAGAAGAAGAGATTCATAAAATAGAGCATAGAATTTATCCAGCTATATTAAATGAACTAAGTAAAAAAATAAAAGATTAG
- the purM gene encoding phosphoribosylformylglycinamidine cyclo-ligase, translated as MVENYMEDVKSSKKYAESGVNLEAGYESVRRIKSHVERTRVKGVMDSIGAFGGMFDLSALGYKEPVLISGTDGVGTKLMLAFQMEKHDTIGQDVVAMCVNDVLVQGAMPIFFLDYVAVGKNFPEQIEQIVKGVSDGCVLSECGLIGGETAEMPDMYKIGDYDLAGFCVGVVEKSKLITGKKVKSGNKIIGIPSSGVHSNGFSLVRKIIMKDNQFDLNGYRDLFDGKSLGEALLTPTRIYVKTIKALLSKFEINGMCHVTGGGFYENIPRVLPEGLRAKIDTKVIDTPKIFKFLEEKGELEKEELYNVFNMGIGFILIVEENKSEEIVLELEKLGEKPVVLGDIIEGEKGVELEW; from the coding sequence ATGGTGGAGAATTATATGGAAGATGTAAAAAGTAGTAAAAAATATGCTGAATCTGGTGTTAATTTAGAAGCTGGTTATGAATCTGTAAGAAGAATTAAATCCCATGTTGAAAGAACAAGAGTAAAGGGAGTTATGGACAGTATAGGAGCCTTTGGTGGAATGTTTGATCTTTCTGCTTTAGGATACAAAGAACCTGTTTTAATAAGTGGAACAGATGGAGTGGGAACAAAATTAATGTTAGCTTTCCAAATGGAAAAACACGATACTATAGGGCAAGATGTTGTGGCAATGTGTGTAAATGATGTTTTAGTTCAAGGGGCTATGCCAATATTTTTTCTTGACTATGTAGCAGTTGGAAAGAATTTTCCTGAACAAATAGAACAAATAGTAAAGGGTGTTTCAGATGGATGTGTTCTATCAGAATGTGGACTTATTGGTGGAGAAACTGCAGAAATGCCAGATATGTATAAAATAGGTGACTATGATCTTGCAGGATTTTGTGTTGGAGTAGTTGAAAAATCAAAACTAATAACAGGGAAAAAAGTTAAAAGTGGAAATAAAATAATTGGAATTCCTTCATCAGGTGTTCATTCAAATGGATTTTCCCTTGTAAGAAAAATAATTATGAAAGATAATCAATTTGATTTAAATGGATACAGAGATTTATTTGATGGAAAATCATTGGGAGAAGCTCTTCTTACACCAACAAGAATATATGTTAAAACAATAAAAGCTTTACTTTCTAAATTTGAAATAAACGGAATGTGTCATGTTACAGGTGGTGGATTTTATGAAAATATACCTAGAGTACTTCCTGAAGGACTAAGAGCTAAAATTGATACTAAAGTTATTGATACACCTAAAATATTTAAATTTTTAGAAGAAAAAGGTGAACTAGAAAAGGAAGAATTATACAATGTATTTAATATGGGAATTGGATTTATTTTGATAGTTGAAGAAAACAAAAGTGAAGAAATTGTTTTGGAACTAGAAAAATTAGGTGAAAAACCTGTAGTTCTTGGGGATATTATAGAAGGAGAAAAAGGAGTAGAGTTAGAATGGTAA
- a CDS encoding GGDEF domain-containing protein codes for MDEKKIYTKILNGISEGVYFVDINRKISFWNKGAEKITGYLSEEIVNRYCCDNILNHVDETGKKLCISGCPLLDTMNDGKPREQKLYLRHKNGFRIPVIVKVISIYEKGKIIGAVETFTDVSPNKMLLQSNNNLMENIFKDELTKLPNRKYLNVHLNSVMLKYKNLKTPFGLMFLDIDFFKKVNDNYGHNIGDEILKMVGKVFTSACRDNDIIGRWGGEEFIGVFENIDEKRIIEIADRIRMLIENSELDIDNEKIKVTISIGVSLIKNDEIIESLIKRADEGVYLAKKNGRNRVEFKK; via the coding sequence ATGGATGAAAAAAAAATATATACAAAAATATTAAATGGAATTAGTGAAGGAGTTTACTTTGTAGATATAAACAGAAAAATAAGTTTTTGGAATAAAGGAGCAGAGAAAATAACAGGATATTTATCAGAAGAAATAGTTAATAGATATTGTTGTGATAATATCTTAAATCATGTGGATGAAACTGGGAAGAAATTATGCATATCAGGTTGTCCCTTGCTAGATACTATGAATGACGGGAAACCAAGGGAACAAAAATTATATTTAAGACATAAAAATGGTTTTAGAATTCCTGTTATTGTTAAAGTTATTTCTATTTATGAAAAAGGAAAAATAATAGGTGCTGTTGAAACTTTCACAGATGTATCTCCAAATAAAATGTTACTTCAATCTAATAATAATTTAATGGAAAATATTTTTAAAGATGAGTTAACAAAACTTCCAAATAGAAAATATTTAAATGTTCATTTAAATTCAGTAATGTTGAAATACAAAAATTTAAAAACTCCCTTTGGGTTAATGTTTTTGGATATAGATTTTTTTAAAAAAGTTAATGACAATTATGGTCATAATATAGGGGATGAAATTTTAAAGATGGTTGGTAAAGTTTTTACTAGTGCCTGCAGAGATAATGATATAATTGGTAGATGGGGTGGAGAAGAGTTTATAGGAGTTTTTGAAAATATTGATGAAAAAAGAATAATTGAAATTGCAGATAGAATTAGAATGCTTATTGAAAATAGCGAATTAGATATAGATAATGAAAAAATAAAAGTTACTATTTCCATAGGTGTTTCTCTTATTAAAAATGATGAAATAATTGAAAGCTTAATAAAAAGAGCTGATGAAGGGGTTTATTTGGCAAAGAAAAATGGAAGAAATAGAGTTGAGTTTAAAAAATAA
- a CDS encoding phosphoribosylformylglycinamidine synthase yields MNKRIYVSKKEGFRVEGKSLLNELKENLHEDKVKDLRLFNVYDVFNCEDEDVILLKSKVLSEVVTDNVYDEINLNGKNYIAIENLPGQYDQRADSAEQCLVLLNNKENVKIKSGRVIVLEGDINDFDKIKKYIINPIETREKDLNVLSNEEDITIEDVPIVKGFINYSQEKLENFIDENGLAMSLGDLQHIQNYFRDQKRNPTDTEIKVLDTYWSDHCRHTTFETYLKNIQIVKGNMTEGIQKSYDNYLKLREQVHGNRKPMTLMDMGTIGGKYMRKIGKLDDMEITDEINACSIEVEVDEDGKLEKWLLMFKNETHNHPTEIEPFGGASTCVGGAIRDPLSGRSYVYQAMRITGAGNICEKLENTLPNKLPQSRISKGAAHGYSSYGNQIGLATTFVNEIYHDGYKAKRMEVGAVVGAVKKKYVLREEPKAGDVILVFGGKTGRDGVGGATGSSKEHTDSSLTKCSSEVQKGNAPVERKIQRAFRNPEVTKLIKKSNDFGAGGVSVAIGELARGIEIDLDKVSVKYLGLSGTELAISESQERMAVVVAPENVEKFGELLRKENLDINIVAKVTENEDLIIKFRGETIVNLSREFLDTNGVTQEQNVKVSLEDNTNIFKSNKTGDLKEKLTSTLKDMNVASQRGMVEMFDSTVGRSTVLMPYGGKYQLTESEASIQKFPTNGYTNTASIMAYGFNPYISEKSPYLGAIYAVVESLARITAVGGDSTRARLTFQEYFEKLGKEDIRWGKPFMALLGALEAQVQFETPAIGGKDSMSGTFKDIDVPPTLISFAVVTENVNNIISSELKEEGNYIYLVKPQYKDDFTPVYSSLKNNFKNVREKIREKKIVSSSVIKFGGISEALMKMSFGNKLGIEIETEENLFDLIPGGIIVESKEKLNFGILLGTVSKNKIIKINNVELNIDDAIEIWEERYSKIYPTKSHEIKSKLIVPKEKVVEMPQKAKKLYDNPKVLVITFPGTNSEYDTAKAFNRAGGKSEIFVINNLTVEDLNNSMKELANKILESQIIAIPGGFSAGDEPDGSGKFITNILSNKKIKEAIKVFLKNEGLMLGICNGFQALIKSGLLPYGDMDKLNENSPTLFKNDINRHVSRMAYTRVSSNSSPWLSSFNIGDVFPMTLSHGEGKFVVSDEFAKELFENGQIGTQYCDLNGEPTLDTEYNLNGSYYAIEGITSKDGKIFGKMGHSERYEEGLYKNIYGEKMQDIFKNGVNFFKK; encoded by the coding sequence GTGAATAAAAGAATATACGTTTCTAAAAAAGAAGGATTTAGAGTTGAAGGGAAATCTCTTTTAAATGAATTAAAAGAAAATTTACATGAAGATAAAGTAAAGGATTTAAGATTATTCAATGTATATGATGTATTTAATTGTGAAGATGAAGATGTAATACTTTTAAAATCAAAAGTTTTATCAGAAGTAGTGACAGATAATGTGTATGATGAAATTAATTTAAATGGTAAAAATTATATTGCTATAGAAAATTTACCTGGGCAATATGATCAAAGGGCAGATTCAGCAGAACAATGTTTAGTTCTTCTAAATAATAAAGAAAATGTTAAAATAAAAAGTGGAAGAGTTATTGTACTAGAAGGGGATATAAATGATTTTGATAAAATAAAAAAATACATAATTAATCCTATAGAAACAAGGGAAAAGGATTTAAATGTATTAAGTAATGAAGAAGATATAACCATTGAAGATGTACCTATTGTAAAAGGGTTTATAAACTATTCTCAAGAAAAGTTGGAAAATTTTATAGATGAAAATGGACTTGCTATGAGTTTAGGAGATTTACAACATATTCAAAATTATTTTAGAGATCAAAAAAGAAATCCAACAGATACTGAAATAAAAGTTTTAGATACTTATTGGTCAGATCATTGTAGACATACAACATTTGAAACTTACTTAAAAAATATTCAAATAGTTAAAGGTAATATGACAGAGGGAATACAAAAGTCATATGATAATTATTTGAAACTAAGAGAACAAGTTCATGGAAATAGAAAACCTATGACTCTAATGGATATGGGAACTATAGGCGGGAAATACATGAGAAAAATAGGTAAATTAGATGATATGGAAATTACAGATGAAATAAACGCTTGTAGTATTGAAGTTGAAGTTGATGAGGATGGGAAACTAGAAAAATGGTTACTAATGTTTAAAAATGAAACTCATAATCATCCAACAGAAATAGAACCCTTTGGTGGAGCTTCAACTTGTGTTGGGGGAGCTATAAGAGATCCATTGTCAGGAAGATCATATGTATATCAAGCTATGAGAATTACAGGGGCTGGAAACATATGTGAAAAACTAGAAAATACATTACCTAATAAATTACCTCAATCTAGAATTTCCAAAGGAGCAGCTCATGGATATTCATCTTATGGAAATCAAATTGGATTAGCAACAACTTTTGTTAATGAAATATATCATGATGGATATAAGGCAAAAAGAATGGAAGTGGGAGCAGTTGTAGGAGCAGTTAAAAAGAAATATGTTTTAAGGGAAGAACCTAAAGCAGGAGATGTGATTCTTGTTTTTGGTGGAAAAACAGGAAGAGATGGAGTGGGAGGAGCCACTGGTTCTTCTAAAGAACATACAGATTCTTCTTTAACAAAGTGTTCTTCAGAAGTTCAAAAGGGTAACGCACCTGTGGAAAGAAAAATTCAAAGAGCTTTTAGAAATCCAGAAGTAACAAAACTTATAAAAAAATCAAATGACTTTGGAGCTGGAGGGGTTTCTGTTGCAATTGGAGAATTAGCTAGAGGGATAGAAATTGATTTAGACAAGGTTTCTGTGAAATATTTAGGACTTAGTGGAACAGAGCTTGCTATTAGTGAATCACAGGAGAGAATGGCAGTTGTAGTAGCTCCAGAAAATGTTGAAAAATTTGGGGAACTTTTAAGAAAAGAAAATTTAGATATAAACATTGTGGCCAAGGTTACAGAAAATGAAGATTTAATAATAAAATTTAGAGGGGAAACAATAGTTAATCTATCTAGAGAATTTTTAGATACAAATGGTGTAACTCAAGAACAAAATGTAAAAGTTTCACTAGAAGACAATACAAATATATTTAAATCTAATAAAACAGGAGATTTAAAAGAGAAATTAACATCAACATTAAAGGATATGAATGTTGCTTCTCAAAGAGGAATGGTTGAAATGTTTGACTCAACAGTTGGAAGATCAACAGTTTTAATGCCATATGGAGGTAAATATCAACTTACAGAAAGTGAAGCAAGTATACAAAAATTTCCAACAAATGGTTATACAAATACAGCTTCAATAATGGCATATGGATTTAATCCTTATATAAGTGAAAAATCACCATATTTAGGTGCCATATATGCAGTTGTAGAATCATTAGCTAGAATAACAGCTGTAGGGGGAGATTCCACTAGGGCAAGATTAACATTCCAAGAATATTTTGAAAAATTAGGTAAAGAAGATATAAGATGGGGGAAACCATTTATGGCTTTACTTGGAGCATTGGAAGCTCAAGTTCAGTTTGAAACTCCAGCAATAGGTGGAAAAGATAGTATGAGTGGAACTTTTAAGGATATAGATGTTCCTCCAACATTAATTTCCTTTGCTGTTGTAACAGAAAATGTAAATAATATTATATCTTCAGAGTTAAAAGAAGAGGGAAATTATATATACTTAGTAAAACCACAATACAAAGATGACTTTACTCCTGTATATTCTAGCTTGAAAAATAATTTTAAAAATGTAAGAGAGAAAATAAGAGAGAAAAAGATAGTGTCTTCTTCAGTTATTAAGTTTGGAGGGATATCAGAAGCTCTAATGAAAATGTCCTTTGGTAATAAATTAGGAATTGAGATAGAAACAGAGGAAAATTTATTTGATTTAATTCCTGGGGGAATAATTGTAGAATCAAAAGAAAAATTAAATTTTGGAATATTACTAGGAACAGTTAGTAAAAATAAAATTATAAAAATAAATAATGTAGAATTAAATATAGATGATGCTATAGAAATTTGGGAAGAAAGATATTCAAAAATCTATCCAACTAAAAGTCATGAAATAAAGAGTAAATTAATTGTTCCAAAGGAAAAAGTAGTAGAAATGCCTCAAAAAGCAAAGAAACTATATGATAATCCTAAAGTTCTAGTAATAACATTTCCTGGTACTAATTCAGAATACGATACAGCTAAGGCCTTTAATAGAGCTGGAGGAAAATCAGAAATTTTTGTTATTAATAATTTAACAGTTGAAGATCTTAATAATTCAATGAAAGAGTTGGCAAATAAAATTTTAGAATCTCAAATCATTGCAATTCCAGGTGGATTTAGTGCTGGGGATGAGCCAGATGGATCTGGGAAATTTATAACAAATATATTATCAAATAAAAAAATAAAAGAAGCAATTAAAGTATTCTTAAAAAATGAAGGACTAATGTTAGGTATATGTAACGGATTCCAAGCTCTAATAAAATCAGGACTATTACCATATGGAGATATGGATAAATTAAATGAAAACTCTCCTACACTATTTAAAAACGATATTAATCGTCATGTTTCTAGAATGGCTTATACTAGAGTTTCTTCAAATTCTTCTCCTTGGTTGTCATCATTTAACATAGGGGATGTTTTCCCAATGACTTTATCCCATGGGGAAGGGAAATTTGTAGTTAGTGATGAGTTTGCTAAGGAACTATTTGAAAATGGTCAAATAGGGACTCAATATTGTGATTTAAATGGAGAACCTACTTTAGATACAGAATATAATTTAAATGGTTCGTACTATGCAATAGAAGGGATCACTTCTAAAGATGGAAAAATCTTTGGAAAAATGGGACATTCAGAAAGATATGAAGAGGGATTATACAAAAATATATATGGGGAAAAAATGCAAGATATTTTCAAAAATGGAGTTAATTTCTTTAAAAAATAA
- the purK gene encoding 5-(carboxyamino)imidazole ribonucleotide synthase yields MIIEKGKSIGILGGGQLGKMLCESAIKKGYKTIILDPGKDVCAALVAQKHILGPYNDRESILELSKISDVITYEFENVTSESIDVIENNGGYIPQGIKPLFISQHRFREKSKIKDLGIKTANFKIINVENSFDKGINEIGYPCILKTCTGGYDGKGQWIIKTKEDKEKVEKELKEEFRKREYILEEMIDFKCELSCFVVKSTDKSVAIFPVAENIHKNSILHLTIVPARVSKEVTDKIKKISEKIINGLDFVGPLAIEYFYGKDGEIYVNEIAPRPHNSFHYTMDACDNSQFDIQIDAICGKKIKDPKLLKNVVMLNILGQDVKKIEKISLNKNEILHIYEKGENKFNRKMGHLNIVGNNVEDLIIRANEIYNK; encoded by the coding sequence ATGATTATTGAGAAAGGTAAAAGTATAGGAATTTTAGGTGGAGGACAACTTGGAAAAATGCTTTGTGAAAGTGCTATTAAAAAAGGATACAAAACTATAATTTTAGATCCAGGAAAGGATGTATGTGCTGCTTTAGTGGCACAAAAGCATATTCTAGGACCTTATAATGATAGGGAAAGTATTTTAGAATTGTCAAAAATATCAGATGTAATAACTTATGAATTTGAAAATGTAACTTCAGAATCAATAGATGTAATAGAAAATAATGGAGGCTATATTCCTCAAGGGATAAAGCCATTGTTCATAAGCCAACATAGGTTTAGGGAAAAAAGCAAGATAAAGGATTTAGGTATAAAAACAGCAAACTTTAAAATAATAAATGTGGAAAATTCCTTTGATAAGGGCATAAATGAAATAGGTTATCCTTGTATACTTAAAACTTGTACAGGGGGATATGATGGGAAAGGTCAATGGATTATAAAAACCAAAGAGGATAAAGAAAAAGTAGAAAAAGAACTAAAAGAAGAATTTAGAAAAAGAGAATATATATTAGAAGAAATGATAGATTTTAAGTGTGAATTATCTTGTTTTGTTGTAAAGAGCACAGATAAAAGTGTAGCTATTTTCCCAGTTGCTGAAAATATACATAAAAATAGTATATTACATTTAACAATAGTTCCCGCTAGAGTATCTAAAGAAGTAACTGACAAAATTAAAAAAATCAGTGAAAAAATAATAAATGGATTAGACTTTGTAGGACCCCTAGCAATAGAATATTTTTATGGGAAAGATGGAGAGATTTATGTTAATGAAATAGCTCCAAGACCTCACAATTCTTTTCATTATACAATGGATGCCTGTGATAATTCTCAGTTTGATATTCAAATTGATGCTATCTGTGGGAAAAAGATAAAAGATCCTAAACTTTTAAAGAATGTAGTTATGTTAAATATTTTAGGACAAGATGTAAAAAAAATAGAGAAAATATCCTTGAACAAAAATGAGATTTTACATATTTATGAAAAGGGTGAAAATAAGTTTAACAGAAAAATGGGACATTTAAATATAGTTGGAAATAATGTTGAAGATTTAATAATAAGAGCAAATGAAATATATAATAAATAA
- the purE gene encoding 5-(carboxyamino)imidazole ribonucleotide mutase — protein MMSMVSVIMGSRSDLPTMEKAVEMLKLFGIDYEVKIVSAHRTPDLMYDYAKKARGRGVKVIIAGAGGAAHLPGMVAALTTVPVLGVPIKSRALSGKDSLLSIVQMPGGIPVGTLAIGDAGAKNAGILAAEIIGLMDEEVADKVLKFREDQKNKVLETSEVDL, from the coding sequence ATTATGTCAATGGTTAGTGTAATTATGGGGAGCAGATCAGACCTTCCAACAATGGAAAAAGCTGTTGAAATGTTAAAATTGTTTGGAATTGATTATGAAGTGAAAATAGTATCAGCTCATAGAACACCAGATTTAATGTATGACTATGCAAAAAAAGCAAGGGGTAGAGGAGTGAAAGTTATAATAGCAGGAGCAGGGGGAGCAGCTCATCTTCCTGGAATGGTGGCAGCTTTAACTACAGTTCCAGTTTTAGGTGTTCCAATAAAATCAAGAGCATTAAGTGGAAAAGATTCTTTGCTATCAATAGTTCAAATGCCAGGGGGGATTCCTGTTGGGACATTGGCCATAGGAGATGCAGGTGCTAAAAACGCAGGAATTCTAGCAGCTGAGATAATAGGGTTAATGGATGAAGAAGTTGCAGATAAAGTATTGAAATTTAGAGAAGATCAAAAAAATAAAGTATTAGAAACAAGTGAGGTAGACTTATAA
- a CDS encoding HU family DNA-binding protein, which translates to MKKKEFAELFMVKAELKSKEEAKRQVELFIETMKDALESDEVLIFRGLGTFERRITKRKEGRNPRTGESIKITPKKYIKFRVGKDLEDRLNNK; encoded by the coding sequence ATGAAAAAGAAAGAGTTTGCAGAATTATTTATGGTTAAAGCTGAATTGAAAAGTAAGGAAGAAGCAAAAAGACAAGTTGAACTATTTATTGAAACTATGAAAGATGCTTTAGAAAGCGACGAAGTTCTAATTTTTAGAGGATTAGGTACTTTTGAAAGAAGAATTACTAAAAGAAAAGAAGGAAGAAATCCAAGAACTGGTGAATCTATCAAGATTACTCCTAAAAAATATATTAAATTTAGAGTGGGTAAAGATTTAGAAGATAGATTAAATAATAAATAA
- the cobU gene encoding bifunctional adenosylcobinamide kinase/adenosylcobinamide-phosphate guanylyltransferase codes for MGKVIYVSGGARSGKSSFSEKYIEKRYSKKIYLATGIPFDEEMKDRIEKHKKQRGKNWKTIENYKNLANILRDHIQGYDIILLDCLTNLITNYMIGNKDIIWEKAIPKEVDNMKETILKEISSLIDFTKENNIDILIVSNEVGMGSIPDYPLGRFFRDINGKLNQFVATESDEAYFIVSGLPIKLK; via the coding sequence TTGGGAAAAGTTATTTATGTTAGTGGAGGAGCTCGAAGTGGAAAAAGTTCTTTTTCTGAAAAATATATAGAAAAAAGATACTCTAAAAAAATTTATTTAGCCACTGGAATTCCTTTTGATGAAGAAATGAAGGACAGAATAGAGAAGCACAAAAAGCAAAGAGGTAAAAATTGGAAAACAATTGAAAATTATAAAAATCTTGCAAATATTTTAAGGGATCATATTCAAGGATATGATATTATTTTACTAGATTGTTTAACAAATTTAATTACAAACTATATGATTGGAAACAAGGATATAATTTGGGAGAAAGCAATTCCTAAAGAAGTTGACAATATGAAGGAAACAATACTTAAAGAAATTTCTTCTCTTATTGACTTTACAAAAGAAAATAACATTGATATCCTAATAGTTTCAAATGAAGTTGGAATGGGAAGTATTCCTGATTATCCACTTGGAAGATTTTTTAGAGATATAAATGGAAAACTTAATCAATTTGTAGCTACAGAATCTGATGAAGCATACTTCATAGTTTCTGGTTTACCTATAAAGTTGAAATAA